A window of the Dickeya dianthicola NCPPB 453 genome harbors these coding sequences:
- the can gene encoding carbonate dehydratase, whose amino-acid sequence MKTIETIIANNQQWSETIVKEDPDYFERLALAQRPRFLWIGCSDSRVPAESLTSLEPGELFVHRNVANLVIHTDLNCLSVVQYAVEVLEVEHIIICGHYGCGGVQAAVENPELGLINNWLLHIRDLWYKHSSLLGELPPEQRFDKLCEINVVEQVYNLGHSTIMQSAWKRGQKVTIHGWVYGIQNGRLRDLEVTATSRETLEQRYRRAVSSLL is encoded by the coding sequence ATGAAAACAATAGAAACGATTATCGCCAATAACCAGCAATGGTCTGAAACGATTGTGAAAGAAGACCCTGATTATTTTGAACGGCTAGCGTTAGCCCAGCGCCCCCGCTTTCTGTGGATTGGTTGTTCGGACAGCCGGGTTCCCGCTGAAAGCCTGACCAGCCTCGAACCGGGCGAACTGTTCGTTCACCGCAACGTAGCCAATCTGGTTATCCATACCGATCTTAACTGTCTGTCCGTGGTGCAGTACGCCGTTGAGGTTCTGGAGGTGGAGCACATCATCATTTGCGGCCACTATGGCTGCGGCGGTGTGCAAGCCGCGGTCGAAAACCCGGAACTGGGGTTGATCAACAACTGGCTGCTCCACATTCGTGACCTGTGGTATAAGCACAGCTCATTGCTGGGAGAATTGCCACCCGAACAGCGATTTGACAAATTATGTGAAATCAATGTGGTGGAACAGGTGTACAACCTGGGTCACTCCACCATCATGCAATCGGCCTGGAAACGTGGTCAGAAGGTGACGATTCATGGCTGGGTCTACGGGATTCAGAATGGGCGTCTGCGTGATCTGGAAGTCACCGCCACCAGCCGCGAGACGCTGGAGCAACGTTACCGCCGGGCGGTTTCGTCGCTGCTGTAA
- the hpt gene encoding hypoxanthine phosphoribosyltransferase — translation MKHTVDVMISEPEVKARVAELGRQISEHYRNSGNDMVLVGLLRGSFVFMADLCRAIDLSHEVDFMTASSYGGGMNSSRDVKILKDLDEDIRGKDVLIVEDIIDSGNTLSKVREILQLREPKSLAICTLLDKPSRREVQVPVEWIGFSIPDEFVVGYGIDYAQRYRHLPFIGKVIPQ, via the coding sequence ATGAAACATACGGTGGACGTCATGATCTCCGAACCGGAGGTCAAGGCGCGGGTGGCCGAACTCGGGCGCCAAATCAGCGAGCATTACCGCAACAGCGGCAACGACATGGTGCTGGTGGGACTGCTGCGCGGCTCCTTTGTGTTTATGGCCGATCTGTGCCGCGCCATTGATCTTTCCCACGAAGTGGATTTTATGACTGCCTCCAGTTACGGCGGCGGTATGAACTCGTCCCGCGACGTGAAGATTCTGAAGGATCTGGATGAAGATATTCGCGGCAAAGATGTGCTGATTGTCGAAGATATCATCGACTCCGGCAATACCCTGAGCAAGGTGCGGGAAATTCTGCAACTGCGCGAGCCGAAGTCGCTGGCTATTTGTACGCTGCTGGACAAGCCGTCACGCCGTGAAGTTCAGGTGCCGGTAGAATGGATTGGTTTCTCCATCCCTGACGAATTTGTGGTGGGCTACGGCATCGATTATGCCCAGCGCTATCGCCATCTGCCGTTTATCGGCAAGGTCATTCCGCAGTAA
- a CDS encoding GNAT family N-acetyltransferase, whose translation MTPSSSSTADNVITYKVNDPINVDQFIHLLNRTSLGPRRPLDQRDTLAGMLTETDLLVTAWRGDELVGVARSVTDYHFCCYLSDLAVDETCQHGGIGRQLIAHTAQQLKPQCRLILIAAPQAVDYYPNIGFEAHPSAWHILAGDFLALKR comes from the coding sequence ATGACACCCTCATCGTCTTCAACGGCTGACAACGTTATCACCTATAAAGTAAATGACCCCATCAATGTCGATCAGTTTATCCACCTGCTTAACCGAACCTCGCTGGGCCCGAGACGACCGTTGGATCAACGGGATACCCTCGCCGGCATGCTAACCGAAACCGACTTGCTGGTGACGGCGTGGCGCGGCGATGAACTGGTGGGCGTGGCACGCAGCGTGACGGATTATCACTTTTGCTGTTACCTGTCCGACCTGGCGGTGGATGAAACTTGTCAGCATGGCGGCATCGGTCGTCAGCTTATCGCCCATACCGCACAACAGCTCAAACCGCAGTGCCGTCTGATTCTGATTGCCGCGCCCCAGGCCGTGGACTATTACCCCAACATCGGCTTTGAGGCGCACCCCAGCGCCTGGCACATTCTGGCGGGTGATTTTCTCGCGCTGAAACGTTGA
- a CDS encoding ABC transporter ATP-binding protein, which yields MATPEILTIASLSCRYPQLSVLENVSFSVHEGEMVCLLGASGDGKTTLLKSIAGLLPQEQGRIAIADQKVESQAPGAESPPRVVGMVFQDDVLFPHLTVMENITFGLRGKSSEEVSTLAMDAVGLMQLETFTRCYPYELSSEQSQRAALARALACQPKLLLLDEPFSSVDSQVRYRLISELRQILRQRQIATLFATSDREDAFAFADHLILIHDGGIVQQGFSADLYYRPVSRYVASFMGNTNYLPVKISGDRQWQSFLGEHQATRALKLPHGARYDWLVRPQEIALALDEEGSGVIEDRLFMGTSNFYRVRVNALALQVQSGNWFEPGQPVRLSIRTDQPVLFPPEVAVGSPE from the coding sequence ATGGCGACCCCGGAGATTCTAACGATAGCCTCGCTCAGCTGCCGCTATCCGCAACTTTCCGTGTTGGAAAACGTGAGTTTTTCGGTGCATGAAGGCGAAATGGTGTGCCTGCTTGGGGCCAGCGGCGATGGTAAAACCACGCTGCTAAAATCGATTGCGGGCCTGCTGCCGCAGGAACAAGGCAGAATAGCCATCGCCGACCAGAAGGTGGAATCTCAGGCGCCGGGCGCCGAATCGCCGCCACGCGTCGTGGGGATGGTGTTTCAGGATGATGTGCTGTTTCCCCACTTAACGGTCATGGAAAATATCACCTTCGGGCTGCGCGGGAAGTCATCTGAAGAAGTCAGCACTCTGGCGATGGACGCGGTAGGGTTGATGCAACTGGAAACCTTTACCCGGTGTTATCCTTATGAGCTTTCCAGTGAGCAGAGTCAGCGGGCGGCGCTTGCCCGCGCGCTGGCGTGTCAGCCTAAATTATTGCTGCTGGATGAGCCTTTTTCCTCCGTTGACAGCCAAGTCCGTTACCGCTTGATCAGCGAATTACGCCAAATTCTGCGGCAGCGCCAGATTGCTACGCTGTTTGCGACATCCGATCGCGAGGACGCTTTTGCTTTTGCCGATCATTTGATTCTGATCCACGACGGCGGCATTGTGCAGCAGGGGTTTTCCGCCGATCTTTATTACCGACCGGTCAGCCGTTATGTGGCGAGCTTTATGGGCAACACCAATTATCTGCCGGTGAAGATCAGCGGTGACCGGCAATGGCAAAGTTTTCTCGGCGAGCATCAGGCGACAAGAGCGTTGAAACTACCGCATGGCGCACGTTATGACTGGCTGGTTCGTCCGCAAGAAATTGCGCTGGCGCTGGATGAAGAAGGCTCGGGCGTAATCGAAGATCGGTTGTTTATGGGAACCAGTAATTTTTACCGCGTCCGGGTCAATGCGCTGGCGCTTCAGGTGCAAAGCGGCAACTGGTTTGAGCCGGGGCAGCCGGTCCGGCTCAGTATTCGCACCGATCAACCGGTTCTGTTTCCGCCGGAAGTAGCGGTCGGTTCGCCGGAGTAG
- a CDS encoding ABC transporter permease, with translation MTSGIWRISSVLLAGMLLFPLVTIVGMALSAPGDAVSALWHVLPVYGMNSLMLVAGCVLFSLLFALPLAWLMSRYRFAGQVWLHRALLLPLAMPGYLLAAVYGDALGYEGPVKQTLYALSFDMDIVPQTFWQQALMVACASLCLALVLFPYVYLIVRTALMSQPVSLQQAARLMNQTRAQAFWRVVFPMTRPAIALGMVLMASEALGDYGISAYFSLQTITTAGLDLWRDKAQHGTAALLMSLLLPLVFLVWFQGRRSRARQLRYQKSSGVCPQSQPVLRGWPLFLTILFGGALVVIAFVVPVGRLVCWAILSEAPTWSLPFLLAFTSSFVAATCATLLVIGLAVVCMFDFRAIGNPAYRNPLRWLNLNRLLPSTALGMGLLVPFLGGDAWRAAAGGVVDDPWAGSVLVLILAYCMRFSGLLIDRLQIRMSRLSGAMTHVSQSLGYTPALQVLWVYLPQLSHCLIVGVLLVFTESLRELNASLLLQPFEVETMATYVFRFMMDERLPLVASPALMLVGVGMIPLFGITRLMRMEG, from the coding sequence ATGACTTCAGGTATCTGGCGCATCAGTAGTGTGCTGTTGGCAGGAATGCTTCTATTCCCGTTGGTGACGATAGTCGGCATGGCGTTGTCTGCTCCTGGCGACGCGGTGTCGGCGTTATGGCATGTTCTGCCCGTTTATGGAATGAATTCGCTGATGCTGGTGGCGGGCTGTGTACTGTTCAGCCTGCTGTTTGCGTTGCCGCTGGCCTGGCTGATGTCGCGCTACCGTTTTGCCGGCCAGGTGTGGCTGCATCGGGCGCTGTTGCTGCCGCTGGCGATGCCCGGTTATCTGCTGGCTGCGGTCTATGGCGACGCGCTGGGGTACGAAGGGCCGGTCAAGCAAACGCTCTACGCCCTGTCGTTTGATATGGACATTGTGCCCCAGACATTTTGGCAACAGGCACTGATGGTGGCGTGCGCCAGCCTGTGTCTGGCGCTGGTGCTGTTTCCCTATGTTTACCTGATAGTTCGAACGGCGCTGATGTCGCAACCGGTCAGTTTGCAACAGGCTGCCCGGTTGATGAACCAAACCCGAGCTCAGGCATTCTGGCGTGTTGTGTTTCCCATGACCCGACCGGCGATTGCGCTTGGCATGGTGCTGATGGCATCGGAAGCGCTCGGCGATTACGGTATTTCCGCTTATTTCTCTTTGCAAACTATCACCACGGCCGGTCTGGATTTGTGGCGCGACAAGGCGCAACACGGCACGGCGGCATTATTGATGTCGTTGTTGTTGCCGCTGGTGTTCCTGGTATGGTTTCAGGGGCGTCGCAGCCGCGCCCGTCAGTTGCGTTACCAGAAAAGCAGCGGGGTATGCCCGCAAAGCCAGCCGGTGCTGCGCGGCTGGCCGCTTTTTCTGACGATACTGTTTGGCGGCGCGTTGGTGGTGATTGCGTTTGTGGTGCCGGTTGGTCGGCTGGTGTGTTGGGCAATATTGTCCGAAGCGCCGACCTGGAGTTTGCCGTTTTTGCTGGCGTTTACCAGTAGCTTCGTGGCGGCCACCTGCGCGACATTGCTGGTGATTGGGCTGGCGGTCGTATGCATGTTTGATTTCCGGGCCATTGGCAATCCGGCTTACCGTAACCCGTTGCGTTGGCTCAATCTCAACCGGTTATTGCCTTCCACGGCGTTGGGAATGGGCCTGCTGGTGCCGTTTCTGGGGGGGGATGCCTGGCGCGCCGCGGCCGGCGGTGTGGTGGACGACCCCTGGGCAGGGTCGGTGCTGGTGCTGATTCTGGCCTACTGCATGCGTTTTAGCGGTTTGCTGATTGACCGGTTGCAAATCCGCATGTCCCGCCTGTCGGGCGCCATGACTCATGTCAGCCAGTCGCTTGGCTATACGCCAGCCCTACAGGTACTGTGGGTCTATCTGCCGCAGTTGAGCCACTGCCTGATTGTCGGCGTATTGCTGGTGTTTACCGAAAGCCTGCGTGAGCTGAACGCATCGCTGTTGTTGCAGCCGTTTGAGGTGGAAACTATGGCGACCTACGTGTTCCGTTTCATGATGGATGAACGGCTGCCGCTGGTGGCGAGCCCCGCGTTGATGCTGGTGGGCGTGGGGATGATCCCGCTGTTCGGGATAACCCGATTAATGAGAATGGAAGGATAG
- a CDS encoding YacC family pilotin-like protein — MKHSALVLLLLSLLGFSSASKALNDFEAEDLADLTAIFVYLKNNCGYKDLPNEQIRRALVIFAQQNRWDLSNYNQFDMIALGEASYRDLSGIAIPTPKKCQYLARNSLSLLANTQ, encoded by the coding sequence ATGAAACATTCCGCGCTGGTGCTGCTCCTGCTCTCGCTGTTGGGCTTCTCCTCCGCCAGTAAAGCATTGAATGATTTCGAGGCTGAAGACCTCGCCGATCTGACCGCTATTTTTGTTTATCTGAAAAACAACTGTGGTTACAAAGATCTCCCCAACGAGCAAATCCGTCGGGCGCTGGTGATCTTCGCTCAGCAGAATCGCTGGGATTTGAGCAACTACAATCAGTTCGATATGATCGCCCTTGGCGAAGCCAGCTACCGCGACCTGAGCGGCATCGCCATTCCCACCCCGAAAAAATGCCAGTATCTGGCACGGAATTCACTCAGTTTACTCGCGAATACTCAGTAA